From Pongo pygmaeus isolate AG05252 chromosome 2, NHGRI_mPonPyg2-v2.0_pri, whole genome shotgun sequence, a single genomic window includes:
- the IGSF10 gene encoding immunoglobulin superfamily member 10 isoform X1, whose product MDSTGKKQGLKMKVKGRGITCLLVSFAVVCLVATPGGRACPRRCACYMPTEVHCTFRYLTSIPDSIPPNVERINLGYNSLVRLMETDFSGLTKLELLMLHSNGIHTIPDKTFSDLQALQVLKMSYNKVRKLQKDTFYGLRSLTRLHMDHNNIEFINPEVFYGLNFLRLVHLEGNQLTKLHPDTFVSLSYLQIFKISFIKFLYLSDNFLTSLPQEMVSYMPELDSLYLHGNPWTCDCHLKWLSDWIREKPDVIKCKKDRSPSSAQQCPLCMNPRTSKGKPLAMVSAAAFQCAKPTIDSSLKSKSLTILEDSGSAFISPQGFMAPFGSLILNMTDQSGNEANMVCSIQKPSRTSPIAFTEENDYIMLNTSFSTFLVCNIDYGHIQPVWQILALYSDSPLILERSHLLSETPQLYYKYKQVAPKPEDIFTNIGADLRADPSWLMQDQISLQLNRIATTLSTLQIQYSSDAQITLPRAEMRPVKHKWTMISRDNNTKLEHTVLVGGTVGLNCPGQGDPTPHLEWLLADGSKVRAPYVSEDGRILIDKSGKLELQMADSFDTGIYHCISSNYDDADILTYRITVVEPLVEAYQENGIHHTVFIGETLDLPCHSTGIPDASISWVLPGNNVLYQSSRDKKVLNNGTLRILQVTPKDQGYYRCVAANPSGVDFLIFQVSVKMKGQRPLEHDGETEGSGLGESNPTAHLKEPPGAQLRTSALMEAEVGKHTSSTSKRHNYRELILQRRGDSTHRRFRENRRHFPPSARRIDPQHWAALLEKAKKNAVPDKRENTTVSPPTMVTQLPNIPGEEDDSSGMLTLHEEFMVLATKASNLPARTVTADSRTISDSPMTNTNYGTEFSPVVNSQILPPEEPIDFKLSTAIKTIAMSKNINPTMSSQIQGTTNQHSSTVFPLLLGATEFQDSDQMGRGREHFQSASPITVRTMIKDVNVKMLSSTTNKLLLESVNTTNSHQTSVREVSKPRRNHFYSHTTQILSTSTFPSDPHTAAHSQFPIRRNSTVNIPLFRRFGRQRKIGGRGRIISPYRTPVLRRHRYSIFRSTTRGSSEKSTTAFSATVLNVTCLSCLPGERLTTATAALSFPSAAPITFPKADIARVPSEESTTLVQNPLLLLENKPNVDSEKATPTIKYFSTEISQVTPTGAVMTYAPTSIPMEKTHKINAGYPHVSSTNEAKRDSVITSSLSGAITKPPMTIIATARFSRRKIPGHQNFVNNHNPKGRLRNQHKVSLQKSTAVMLPKTSPALPRNKVFPFHFTTLSTSGMQIPSNTLTTTHHTTTKTHNPGSLPTMKELPFPPLNPMLPSIISKDSSTISIISTQTAIPATTPTFPASVITYETQTERSRAQTIQREQEPQKKNRTDPNISPDQSSGFTTSTAMTPPVLTTAETSVKPIVPALTYSPPENTTGISSTISFHSRTLNLTDVIEELAQASTQTLKSTIASETTLSSKSHQSTTTRKAIIRHSTIPPFLSSSATLMPVPISPPFTQRAVSDNVATPISGLMTNTVVKLHESSRHNAKPQQLVAEVATSPKAHPNAKFTSGTTHFIYSNLLHSTPMSALTTVKSQNSRLTPSPWAENQFWHKPYSEIAEKGKKPEVSMLATTGLSEATTLASDWDGQKNAKKSDFDKKPVQEVTTSKLLPFDSLSRYLFEKPRIVGGKAASFTIPANSDAFLPCEAVGNPLPTIHWTRVPSGLDLSKRKQNSRVQVLPNGTLSIQRVEIQDRGQYLCSASNLFGTDHLHVTLSVVSYPPRILERRTKEITVHSGSTVELKCRAEGRPSPTVTWILANQTVVSESSQGSRQAVVTVDGTLVIHNLSIYDRGFYKCVVSNSGGQDSLLVKIQVIAAPPVILEQRRQVIVGTWGESLKLPCTAKGTPQPSVYWVLSDGTEVKPLQFTNSKLFLFSNGTLYIRNLASSDRGTYECIATSSTGSERRVVMLTMEERVTSPRIEVASQKRNEVNFGDKLLLNCSATGEPKPQIMWRLPSKAVVDQQHRVGSRIHVYPNGSLFIGSVTEKDSGVYLCVARNKMGDDLILMHVSLRLKPAKIDHKQYFRKQVLHGKDFQVDCKASGSPVPEISWSLPDGTTINNAMQADDNGHRTRRYTLFNNGTLYFNKVGAAEEGDYTCYAQNTLGKDEMKVHLTVITAAPRIRQSNKTSKRIKAGDTAVLDCEVTGDPKPKIFWLLPSNDMISFSIDRYTFHANGSLTINKVKLLDSGEYVCVARNPSGDDTKMYKLDVVSKPPLINGLYTNRTVIKATAVRHSKKHFDCRAEGTPSPEVMWIMPDNIFLTAPYYGSRITVHKNGTLEIRNVRLSDSADFICMARNEGGESVLVVQLEVLEMLRRPTFRNPFNEKIVAQLGKSTALNCSVDGNPPPEIIWILPNGTRFSNGPQSYQYLIASNGSFIISKTTREDAGKYRCAARNKVGYIEKLVILEIGQKPVILTYAPGTVKGISGESLSLHCVSDGIPKPNIKWTMPSGYAVDRPQINGKYILHDNGTLVIKEATAYDRGNYICKAQNSVGHTLITVPVMIVAYPPRITNRPPRSIVTRTGAAFQLHCVALGVPKPEIMWEMPDHSLLSTASKERTHGSEQLHLQGTLVIQNPQTSDSGIYKCTAKNPLGSDYAATYIQVI is encoded by the exons atgtaataaaatgcaaaaaagatAGAAGTCCCTCTAGTGCTCAGCAATGTCCACTTTGCATGAACCCTAGGACTTCTAAAGGCAAGCCCTTAGCTATGGTCTCAGCTGCAGCTTTCCAGTGTGCCAAGCCAACCATTGACTCATCCTTGAAATCAAAGAGCCTGACTATTCTGGAAGATAGTGGTTCTGCTTTCATCTCTCCCCAAGGTTTCATGGCACCCTTTGGCTCCCTCATTTTGAATATGACAGATCAGTCTGGAAATGAAGCTAACATGGTCTGCAGTATTCAAAAGCCCTCAAGGACATCACCCATTGCATTCACTGAAGAAAATGACTACATCATGCTAAATActtcattttcaacatttttggtGTGCAACATAGATTACGGTCACATTCAGCCAGTGTGGCAAATTCTGGCTTTGTACAGTGATTCTCCTCTGATACTAGAAAGAAGCCACTTGCTTAGTGAAACACCGCAGCTCTATTACAAATATAAACAGGTGGCTCCTAAGCCTGAAGACATTTTTACCAACATAGGGGCAGATCTCAGAGCAGATCCCTCTTGGTTAATGCAAGACCAAATTTCCTTGCAGCTGAACAGAATTGCCACCACACTCAGTACATTACAGATCCAGTACTCCAGTGATGCTCAAATCACTTTACCAAGAGCAGAGATGAGGCCAGTGAAACACAAATGGACTATGATTTCAAGGGATAACAATACTAAGCTGGAACATACTGTCTTGGTAGGTGGAACCGTTGGCCTGAACTGCCCAGGCCAAGGAGACCCCACCCCACACTTGGAGTGGCTTCTAGCTGATGGAAGTAAAGTGAGAGCCCCTTATGTCAGTGAGGATGGACGGATCCTAATAGACAAAAGTGGAAAATTGGAACTCCAGATGGCTGATAGTTTTGACACAGGCATATATCACTGTATAAGCAGCAATTATGATGATGCAGATATTCTCACCTATAGGATAACTGTGGTAGAACCTTTGGTCGAAGCCTATCAGGAAAATGGGATTCATCACACAGTTTTCATTGGTGAAACACTTGatcttccatgccattctactggTATCCCAGATGCCTCTATTAGCTGGGTTCTTCCAGGAAACAATGTGCTCTATCAGTCATCAAGAGACAAGAAAGTTCTTAACAATGGCACATTAAGAATATTACAGGTCACCCCGAAAGACCAAGGTTATTATCGCTGTGTGGCAGCCAACCCATCAGGGGTTGATTTTTTGATTTTCCAAGTTTCAGTCAAGATGAAAGGACAAAGGCCCTTGGAACATGATGGAGAAACAGAGGGATCTGGACTTGGTGAGTCCAATCCTACTGCTCATCTTAAGGAGCCACCAGGTGCACAGCTCCGTACATCTGCTCTgatggaggctgaggttggaaaaCACACCTCAAGCACAAGTAAGAGGCACAACTATCGGGAATTAATACTCCAGAGACGTGGAGATTCAACACATCGACGTTTTAGGGAGAATAGGAGGCATTTCCCTCCCTCTGCTAGGAGAATTGACCCACAACACTGGGCAGCACTGTTGGAGAAAGCTAAAAAGAATGCTGTGCCAGACAAGCGAGAAAATACCACAGTGAGCCCACCCACAATGGTCACCCAACTCCCAAACATACCTGGTGAAGAAGATGATTCCTCAGGTATGCTCACTCTACATGAGGAATTTATGGTCCTGGCCACTAAAGCTTCGAACCTTCCAGCAAGGACAGTGACTGCTGACTCCAGAACAATATCTGATAGTCCTATGACAAACACAAATTATGGCACAGAATTCTCTCCTGTTGTGAATTCACAAATACTACCACCTGAAGAACCCATAGATTTCAAACTGTCTACTGCTATTAAAACTATAGCCATGTCAAAGAATATAAACCCAACCATGTCAAGCCAAATACAAGGTACAACCAATCAACATTCATCCACTGTCTTTCCACTGCTACTTGGAGCAACTGAATTTCAGGACTCTGACCagatgggaagaggaagagagcatTTCCAAAGTGCATCCCCAATAACAGTGAGGACTATGATCAAAGATGTCAATGTCAAAATGCTTAGTAGCACCACCAACAAACTATTATTAGAGTCAGTAAATACCACAAATAGTCATCAGACATCTGTAAGAGAAGTCAGTAAGCCCAGGCGCAATCACTTCTATTCTCACACTACTCAAATACTTAGCACCTCCACGTTCCCTTCAGATCCACACACAGCTGCTCATTCTCAGTTTCCAATCCGTAGAAATAGTACAGTTAACATCCCGCTGTTCAgacgctttgggaggcagaggaaaatTGGCGGAAGGGGGCGGATTATCAGCCCATATAGAACTCCAGTTCTCCGACGGCATAGATACAGCATTTTCAGATCAACAACCAGAGGCTCTTCTGAGAAAAGCACTACTGCATTCTCAGCCACAGTGCTCAATGTGACATGTCTGTCCTGTCTTCCCGGGGAGAGGCTCACCACTGCCACAGCAGCATTGTCTTTTCCAAGTGCTGCTCCCATCACCTTCCCCAAAGCTGACATTGCCAGAGTCCCATCAGAAGAGTCTACAACTCTAGTCCAGAATCCACTATTACTACTTGAGAACAAACCCAATGTAGATAGTGAGAAAGCAACACccacaataaaatatttcagtactGAAATTTCCCAAGTGACTCCAACTGGGGCAGTCATGACATATGCTCCAACATCCATACCCATGGAAAAAACTCACAAAATAAATGCCGGTTACCCACATGTGTCTAGCACCAATGAAGCTAAAAGAGATTCAGTGATTACATCATCACTTTCAGGTGCTATCACCAAGCCGCCAATGACTATTATAGCCACTGCAAGGTTTTCAAGAAGGAAAATTCCCGGGCATCAGAACTTTGTAAATAACCATAACCCAAAAGGCAGATTAAGGAATCAACATAAAGTTAGTTTACAAAAAAGCACAGCTGTGATGCTTCCTAAAACATCTCCTGCTTTACCCAGAAACAAAGTCTTCCCCTTCCATTTCACCACACTTTCAACAAGTGGGATGCAAATTCCATCTAATACCTTGACTACAACTCACCACACTACCACCAAAACACACAATCCTGGAAGTCTTCCAACAATGAAGGAGCTTCCCTTCCCACCCCTTAACCCTATGCTTCCTAGTATTATAAGCAAAGACTCAAGTACAATAAGCATCATATCAACGCAAACAGCAATACCAGCAACAACTCCTACCTTCCCTGCATCTGTCATCACTTATGAAACCCAAACAGAGAGATCCAGAGCACAAACAATACAAAGAGAACAGGAGCCTCAAAAGAAGAACAGGACTGACCCAAACATCTCTCCAGACCAGAGTTCTGGCTTCACTACATCTACTGCTATGACACCTCCTGTTCTAACCACAGCTGAAACTTCAGTCAAGCCCATTGTCCCGGCACTCACTTATTCCCCACCAGAAAACACAACTGGGATTTCAAGCACAATCAGTTTTCATTCAAGAACTCTTAATCTGACAGATGTGATTGAAGAACTAGCCCAAGCGAGTACTCAGACTTTGAAGAGCACAATTGCTTCTGAAACAACTTTGTCCAGCAAATCACACCAGAGTACCACAACTAGGAAAGCAATCATTAGACACTCAACCATCCCACCATTCCTGAGCAGCAGTGCTACTCTAATGCCAGTTCCCATCTCCCCTCCCTTTACTCAGAGAGCAGTTAGTGACAACGTGGCAACTCCCATTTCCGGGCTTATGACAAATACAGTGGTCAAGCTGCATGAATCCTCAAGGCACAATGCTAAACCACAACAGTTAGTAGCAGAGGTTGCAACATCTCCCAAGGCTCACCCAAATGCCAAGTTCACAAGTGGAACCACTCACTTCATCTACTCTAATCTGTTACATTCTACTCCCATGTCAGCACTAACAACAGTTAAATCACAGAATTCTAGATTAACTCCATCTCCCTGGGCAGAAAATCAATTTTGGCACAAACCATACTCAGAAATTGCTGAAAAAGGCAAAAAGCCAGAAGTAAGCATGTTGGCCACTACAGGCCTGTCAGAGGCCACAACTCTTGCTTCAGATTGGGATGGACAGAAGAATGCAAAGAAGAGTGACTTTGATAAGAAACCAGTTCAAGAAGTAACAACTTCCAAACTCCTTCCCTTTGACTCTTTGTCGAGGTATCTATTTGAAAAGCCCAGAATAGTTGGAGGAAAAGCTGCAAGTTTTACTATTCCAGCTAACTCAGATGCCTTTCTTCCCTGTGAAGCTGTTGGAAATCCCCTGCCCACCATTCATTGGACCAGAGTCCCATCAG gacTTGATTTATCTAAGAGGAAACAGAATAGCAGGGTCCAGGTTCTCCCCAATGGTACCCTGTCCATCCAGAGGGTGGAAATTCAGGACCGCGGACAGTACTTGTGTTCTGCATCCAATCTGTTTGGCACAGACCACCTTCATGTCACCTTGTCTGTGGTTTCCTATCCTCCCAGGATCCTGGAGAGACGTACCAAAGAGATCACAGTTCATTCTGGAAGCACTGTGGAACTGAAGTGCAGAGCAGAAGGTAGGCCAAGCCCTACAGTTACCTGGATTCTTGCAAACCAAACAGTAGTCTCAGAATCATCCCAGGGAAGTAGGCAGGCCGTGGTGACGGTTGATGGAACATTGGTCATCCACAATCTCAGTATTTATGACCGTGGCTTTTACAAATGTGTGGTCAGCAACTCAGGTGGCCAGGATTCACTGCTGGTTAAAATACAAGTCATTGCAGCACCACCTGTTATTCTAGAGCAAAGGAGGCAAGTCATTGTAGGCACTTGGGGTGAAAGTTTAAAACTGCCCTGTACTGCAAAAGGAACTCCTCAGCCCAGCGTTTACTGGGTCCTCTCTGATGGCACTGAAGTGAAACCATTACAGTTTACCAATTCCAAGTTGTTCTTATTTTCAAATGGGACTTTGTATATAAGAAACCTAGCCTCTTCAGACAGGGGCACTTATGAATGCATCGCTACCAGTTCCACTGGTTCGGAGCGAAGAGTAGTAATGCTTACAATGGAAGAGCGAGTGACCAGCCCCAGGATAGAAGTTGCATCccagaaaaggaatgaagtgaatTTTGGGGACAAATTACTGCTGAACTGCTCAGCCACTGGGGAGCCCAAACCCCAAATAATGTGGAGGTTACCATCCAAGGCTGTGGTCGACCAGCAGCATAG AGTGGGCAGCCGTATCCATGTCTACCCAAATGGATCCCTGTTTATTGGATCAGTAACAGAAAAAGACAGTGGTGTCTACTTGTGTGTGGCAAGAAACAAAATGGGGGATGATCTGATACTGATGCATGTCAGCCTGAGACTGAAACCTGCCAAAATTGACCACAAGCAGTATTTTAGAAAGCAAGTGCTCCATGGGAAAGATTTCCAAGTAGATTGCAAAGCTTCCGGTTCCCCAGTGCCAGAGATATCTTGGAGTTTGCCCGATGGAACCACGATCAACAATGCAATGCAAGCCGATGACAATGGCCACAGGACCAGGAGATACACCCTTTTCAACAATGGAACTTTATACTTCAACAAAGTTGGGGCAGCGGAGGAAGGAGATTATACTTGCTATGCCCAGAACACCCTAGGGAAAGATGAAATGAAGGTCCACTTAACAGTTATAACGGCTGCTCCTCGGATAAGGCAGAGTAACAAAACCAGCAAGAGAATCAAAGCTGGAGACACAGCTGTCCTTGACTGTGAGGTCACTGGGGATcccaaaccaaaaatattttggtTGCTGCCTTCCAATGACATGATTTCCTTCTCCATTGATAGGTACACATTTCATGCCAATGGGTCTTTGAccatcaacaaagtgaaactgCTCGATTCTGGAGAGTACGTATGTGTAGCCCGAAATCCCAGTGGGGATGACACCAAAATGTACAAACTGGATGTTGTCTCTAAACCTCCATTAATCAATGGTCTGTATACAAACAGAACTGTTATTAAAGCCACAGCTGTGAGACATTCCAAAAAACACTTTGATTGCAGAGCTGAAGGGACACCATCTCCTGAAGTCATGTGGATCATGCCAGACAATATTTTCCTCACAGCCCCATACTATGGAAGCAGAATCACAGTCCATAAAAATGGAACCTTGGAAATTAGGAATGTGAGGCTTTCAGATTCAGCCGATTTTATCTGTATGGCCCGAAATGAAGGTGGAGAGAGCGTGTTGGTAGTGCAGTTAGAAGTACTGGAAATGCTGAGAAGACCGACATTCAGAAATccatttaatgaaaaaatagttGCCCAGTTGGGAAAGTCCACAGCATTGAATTGCTCTGTTGATGGTAATCCACCACCTGAAATAATCTGGATTTTACCAAATGGCACACGATTTTCCAATGGACCACAAAGTTATCAGTATCTGATAGCAAGCAATGGTTCTTTTATCATTTCTAAAACAACTCGGGAGGATGCAGGAAAATATCGCTGTGCAGCTAGGAATAAAGTTGGCTATATTGAGAAATTAGTCATATTAGAAATCGGCCAGAAGCCAGTTATTCTTACCTATGCACCAGGGACAGTAAAAGGCATCAGTGGAGAATCTCTATCGCTGCATTGTGTGTCTGATGGAATACCTAAGCCAAATATCAAATGGACTATGCCAAGTGGTTATGCAGTAGACAGGCCTCAAATTAATGGGAAATACATATTGCATGACAATGGCACCTTAGTCATCAAAGAAGCAACAGCTTATGACAGAGGAAACTATATCTGTAAGGCTCAAAATAGTGTTGGTCATACACTGATTACTGTTCCAGTAATGATTGTAGCCTACCCTCCCCGAATTACAAATCGTCCACCCAGGAGTATTGTCACCAGGACAGGGGCAGCCTTTCAGCTCCACTGTGTGGCCCTGGGAGTTCCTAAGCCGGAAATCATGTGGGAGATGCCTGACCACTCCCTTCTCTCAACGGCAAGTAAAGAGAGGACACATGGAAGTGAGCAGCTTCACTTACAAGGTACCCTAGTCATTCAGAATCCCCAAACCTCCGATTCTGGGATATACAAATGCACAGCAAAGAATCCACTTGGTAGTGATTATGCAGCAACGTATATTCAAGTAATCTGA